A genomic window from Chaetodon auriga isolate fChaAug3 chromosome 13, fChaAug3.hap1, whole genome shotgun sequence includes:
- the casp10 gene encoding caspase-8 translates to MDFQKLLLEAGNGLGRDEVKALAFLCTDLLGRNLASVESASDLFSNLADQDLLSAEQPHLLTELLLAIHRPRLVRDLQLTDQVSAARNLISPYRKLLYNLSEELTDPDLKQVKFLLKDKIPRRKLEDHVTTLEVFLEMEYMDHISDTHLDFLESIIELVCPVLKEKIIQFKAQQAAAPHSGPVTQETSRPRSRTYHFEPSQVPKSLERTSSQEMPEFQPLAKCTVNSSNTSIDYQRGVFDGDEREVLSRGLSRLSTETSSCVPFKGRTDALVISQENKTTSTNQISRTSSTNTLVRTYPMKAAKRGICLIVNNYNFTKSGKGLQKREGTMVDEECLHKVFRWLGFEIETKMDCTSEEMLSVMQELGSRNHSQMDCLVCCILSHGQEGSVYGVDGGTVTIRELMAPFNGQNCSSLAEKPKLFFIQACQGVIEQKAVYIEADGPARSHVRSDAIEVKDSIPSDADFLLGMATVPSFVSYRERKNGTWFIQSLCHNLVQMVPSGCDLVSILTKVNADVSQRTDISGVKKQMPQPAFSLTKKVVFPVPAAPPPTL, encoded by the exons ATGGATTTCCAGAAGCTGCTGTTAGAGGCGGGGAATGGCCTGGGTAGGGATGAGGTAAAAGCTCTAGCGTTCCTTTGCACGGACCTCCTGGGCCGAAACCTGGCCTCGGTGGAGTCGGCCAGCGACCTCTTCTCTAATCTGGCCGATCAAGacctgctctctgctgagcaGCCGCACCTGCTGACTGAGCTTCTCCTCGCCATCCATCGGCCCCGTCTGGTCCGTGACCTCCAGCTGACTGACCAAGTATCTGCAGCCAGGAACCTCATCTCTCCATACAG GAAGCTGCTCTACAACCTGTCTGAGGAGTTAACTGATCCAGACTTGAAACAAGTGAAGTTCTTATTAAAGGATAAGATCCCACGTCGAAAACTGGAGGATCATGTT actaCGCTGGAGGTCTTCCTGGAGATGGAGTACATGGACCACATCAGTGACACTCATCTGGACTTCCTGGAGTCCATAATTGAGCTGGTCTGTCCTGTACTGAAAGAAAAGATCATCCAGTTTAAAGCACAGCAGG CCGCAGCGCCTCACTCAGGCCCTGTGACTCAGGAAACCAGTCGGCCGAGGTCGAGGACGTACCATTTTGAGCCGAGCCAG GTCCCTAAGTCTCTTGAGAGGACTTCCTCTCAAGAAATGCCAG AGTTTCAACCACTGGCCAAG TGCACTGTGAATTCATCCAACACTTCAATTG ATTATCAACGAGGGGTATTTGATGGAGATGAGCGTGAGGTCCTGTCACGTGGACTGAGTCGTTTAAGCACTGAAACCAGCAGCTGCGTCCCCTTCAAAG GGAGAACTGATGCTTTGGTAATTTCTCAAGAAAACAAGACCACCTCTACAAATCAGATATCTCGGActagcagcacaaacaca CTTGTGAGAACGTATCCCATGAAAGCAGCAAAGAGAGGTATCTGCTTGATAGTCAACAACTACAACTTCACAAAATCTGGAAAAGGTCTCCAGAAGCGGGAGGGGACCATGGTGGATGAAG AGTGTCTGCACAAAGTGTTTCGGTGGCTCGGCTTTGAGATAGAGACGAAGATGGACTGCACGAGTGAGGAGATGCTGTCTGTGATGCAGGAGCTCGGCAGCAGAAACCACAGTCAGATGGACTGTCTGGTGTGTTGCATTCTGAGCCACGGCCAAGAAGGAAGTGTGTATGGCGTGGACGGCGGCACCGTCACTATTAGGGAGCTGATGGCGCCTTTCAATGGACAGAATTGCTCGTCTTTGGCAGAAAAGCCCAAGCTGTTTTTCATCCAGGCCTGCCAGGGCGTCATCGAGCAGAAGGCCGTCTACATCGAGGCCGACGGCCCTGCACGCAGTCATGTTCGGAGCGATGCTATTGAAGTTAAAGACTCCATCCCATCTGATGCAGATTTCCTGCTGGGAATGGCCACCGTTCCTTCTTTCGTCTCctacagagagaggaaaaatggcACGTGGTTTATTCAGTCCTTGTGCCACAACCTCGTCCAGATGGTGCCCAG TGGTTGCGACCTTGTGTCTATCCTGACAAAAGTGAACGCAGATGTTAGCCAGAGGACCGATATCTCCGGTGTCAAAAAGCAGATGCCTCAACCGGCCTTCTCACTCACGAAGAAAGTGGTCTTTCCCGTCCCTGCAGCCCCCCCTCCCACCCTGTGA
- the prkra gene encoding interferon-inducible double-stranded RNA-dependent protein kinase activator A homolog, with protein MSQEGYQPAAVKTTADTSLNIQESQRPNPGKTPIQILHEYGTKSGNLPVYVMEKAEGEAHQPSFVFSVKIGDVSCTGQGPSKKAAKHLAAEAALNILQIDAGTVNVPVKSESNGVAAQTNNHPNSVGILQELALQRGWRFPEYTVLTEAGPPHKREFTVTCRMESLSEKAAGSSKKAAKKAAAEKMVAKLQSLSGCSEITWTPKPSVRFENLRNSSAEKMSLLRRNPLSIPNTDYIQMMLELSKEQGFEVTYFDIDELTVNGQYQCLAELSTSPVTVCHGTGISCSNAHNDAAHSALQYIKIMASIK; from the exons ATGTCTCAGGAGGGATACCaaccagcagcagtgaaaacCACCGCCGACACCAG CTTGAATATACAGGAGTCGCAGAGGCCCAACCCCGGGAAGACACCCATTCAAATCCTGCATGAATATGGCACCAAAAGTGGAAACCTTCCTGTGTATGTGATGGAGAAGGCTGAAGGAGAGGCTCACCAGCCCAGCTTCGTCTTCAGCGTGAAAATCGGAGACGTTAGCTGCACAG GTCAGGGTCCCAGTAAAAAGGCTGCTAAACATCTGGCTGCAGAGGCTGCTCTGAATATTCTGCAGATAGATGCTGGAACAGT GAACGTGCCTGTGAAGTCTGAGAGTAATGGTgttgcagcacaaacaaacaaccatcCCAATTCAGTGGGGATACTGCAG GAGTTAGCGTTGCAGAGGGGATGGCGTTTTCCCGAGTACACAGTTTTAACGGAGGCCGGTCCGCCACACAAGAGAGAATTCACTGTCACGTGTCGGATGGAGTCCCTGTCAgagaagg CTGCGGGAAGTTCAAAAAAGGCGGCAAAAAaggcagctgcagagaaaatggtGGCAAAGCTTCAGAGTCTGTCAGGCTGCTCTGAAATCACATGG ACTCCTAAACCGAGTGTCCGCTTTGAGAACTTAAGGAACTCGTCAGCGGAGAAGATGTCTTTGCTGAGGAGAAACCCGCTGAGCATTCCCAACACAGATTACATTCAGATGATGCTGGAGCTGTCCAAGGAGCAGGGCTTTGAGGTCACGTACTTCGACATCG ATGAGCTGACGGTGAACGGACAGTACCAGTGCCTGGCAGAGCTGTCCACCTCCCCGGTCACCGTCTGCCACGGCACGGGCATTTCCTGTAGCAACGCTCACAACGACGCAGCGCACAGCGCCCTCCAGTACATCAAGATCATGGCCTCCATCAAGTAA